From the Candidatus Zixiibacteriota bacterium genome, the window GAAAAGGTCATCAGTCAAGGGTGGATAATATTTCATATCTCCCCAGAAAGGCGGATCATTGCTTTTTAAAAGCTCAGAGGTGCCATTCCTCGAATACAGGCTCCTCAATCTCTCTAACTCCGGCTCAAAGTCAGTTGAATTCTGGGAAAACTGGAACAGCAGCGCCTTTCCTTTGAATTTTTTGTCTTCAGCCAAAAGATCTACCTTTGAGACCTGTTCATAAAGTTCTCTGGTGATCTCATGTCCTTCGACGTTAATCTTTCTCCCTTCCTTTAACCCTTTAATCAGATCCTCACGGGTGTAAAGCACCCTTTTATAAACAACCACCTGATGAGTCAAGTTCATCCTCAAGAGCTGAAGCAGATAGTCATTCCCTTTTAAGATTGGAGCCCAGAGGATTAAAGCATCCGAAAGTCCCTTATTCTCTGCGGAGAGAGAGGCTAAAGTGGCTCCGAACCTGACCCCTAAGAGGGCTAATCTATCAACTGAGGTTTTTCCCCTGAAGAAATCCAGAGCCGAGGAGATGTCATTTAAACGGGTTTGTAGAGTAGCTTCTTCAAACTCACCCTGACTGTCACCATCTCCGTAATAATCGAAACGCATCACGCTAAACCCGGAGGAAGATAAAAGGCGGGAAAAATCCACCAGCACACGGTGGACGTGAAGTTTTTCCTCAAACAGGGGATGGCAGATCAGAACTCCTTTAGAACCTGGCTTTTCAGGATAATGCATTATTCCGAAAAGCTCTTTCCTGGAGCTGTTTTTGAAATAGAAGTGCTCTTCCATCTAAAGCTCTACTTTTAGATAGTCTATCTGGGAATATTTTCCGTTTTTATCCTTATGCTCATGGATTCCCAAGCCCTGCCTGAAGGCACAGTGCAGGTGGTCATGGTCATCCGGAGGCATAGAGCCAGTGGGCCACTGAGTATGGAGAAGATCCTGCATAACCGTGTCCAAGGCAACAGGGTCTAAGGAGAAAAATAGAGTGTTGGGTGATTTGTTCCCGAAGGTAGACCAGCTTTCCGGGGTGGCGTTATACGATTTTGCGCCAAAAAGACCGTCTCCAACCGTCAGCCTTATCTTGTCTTTTATATGGGTATTCATAAAGATATCAACTAATGGATTTTTTTCTAAATCGTAAAGGTAAGGATGAATATCCCCATAGCCCGGCCCGTTGATTGTTCCCAGATGAAGCTTGAAGCCTCCGGAGACTCCGGTGGAATGGGCTTTTAATAAGGGAACGCTGATCAAATGCTGAGCATTGACCAGCACATCCGTGATCTGGTGAGAAGGGATATTTGAATTGGAAAAAGTTACGATCCTGGATGGGTCGGTGCTGTCGAAACCAGCTTTCAAGTTTCCGTTTTGTCCTTGGTAATCATAAAATCGGACTCCAGAATAAGGACAGCCGGAGGTAAATCTGACAGGCAAAGTCCTGGAGGCATCATATACCCAGATGTCTGAGCCCGGAATTCCAATCCTGGTCAGCCCGGAGATTATAGAATTGATCGGCTCTATTACTGCATCTATTAAATTGCCAGAAGGATCGTAGCTTTCGGTGCAATTGAAATTAACCCGGATTGCGATTTTATCCCCGGAGCTGTAAGAGCTCATGATCCTCTGCCAGGCAGAAACTGCATCCGAAAGTCCAGTTAGCTCGCATACACCTCTATCCACCATCGTGTCCACTAAGCTCTGGTTAACATAATCTCCATAATAGCCACTGGCAAAATCCCAGTTGGTGGCGTTCGGGTTATGAATCTGGACTACCCGGGTTGCAGGTATATTCCTGATCAAACTTTTTGCCTCTCCTTTCAGGGCTTCAGGTAAAAAGATTATCCCTCCTCCCATGCCTAATCCGATATTTTTGAGAAAATCTCTTCTGCGCATATTTTCCTCCGAATATTCGATTATTTACAATATAAACGGAAAGGGTTAAAATCCAAAGAATTTTAATCCCCTTATCTTTTAAACGTAACTTTAGCGAGATTCTATTTGAGCCCCGAAATTATCAGGAGTTCAATCCAGCATACCAGTCCAGGGTTATCTTCAAGCCTTCTTCAAATCCGGTTTTTACCTGGTAGTCCAAAAGTTTTTTGGCTTTGTTGATATCACCCAACGAGTGCTTGACATCTCCCGGCTTAGGATCGGAATAGACCGGCTCCACTTTCTTCCCGCTCAAGCGCACCAGGTTGTTCCAGAGCTGGTTTAAAGTGTATCTCTGGTTGCAGGCGATATTGATGCTTTCCCCGGCAACAGAAGATACTTTACAGGCGCTCAGATTGGCATCCACTACATTTTCCACATAGGTAAAATCCCTGGATTGTTCACCATCCCCGAAGATACTGGGCTTATTTACTTTCAAAAGAGCCATTATAAACCTGGGAATTACCCCGGCATATTCTGAGTTCGGGTTCTGCCTTGGACCAAACACGTTAAAATACCTTAAAGAAACAGTTTCCAGTCCATAAACCTTGTAGAATACCTGACAGTATTCCTCTCCAGCCAATTTGCTGATGGCATAGGGAGAGATCGGGTTCGGGCACATCGTTTCCACTTTAGGCAAAGTGGGGGTATCTCCATAAACTGAAGAGGAAGAGGCATAAATAAATCTTTTTACCTGGTGGATTTTGGCAGCTTCCAAAAGGTTTAAGGTCCCGTTGATGTTGACCTCATTGGTAGTCAGAGGGTTTTTTATAGACCTTTGAACCGAGGTTAAGGCTGCCTGATGCAGGATGAAGTCAACCCCTTCTACTGTTTTGATGACTGTCCAGAAATCTCTGATGTCTCCTTCTACCAGTTCGATCTTATCCAGGAGATCTTTCAGATTTTCCCTTCTGCCAGAGGAGAAATTGTCCAATACCCTGACTTTTTCTCCAGCCTGGACTAATTTCTCGACTATATGGGAGCCGATAAAACCAGCTCCACCAGTGACTAAATATAACATATCAATTCAGGTTAAGTTTTTTCTTAACCAGCTCCACTGTGTTCTGGTCTTCTGCCTGTTCTAACCTTTTCAAAGCCTCATCTCTTTCGAGATAACCTTCCCTGACCAGCTTGGCTAACTCGAAGGCATAAGGGTGAAATCCAAATCTCTGTTTATGTACTAAATTGGCAAAGGAGTTCAAAAGGCAGTTAGTCGAGTTCGAGTCGGTATCAACTGGCATATTCCAACCGAGCCTTTCGATCTTTGTGAATATTTTCTTCTCATCGTATTCCAGAAAAGCTAAAGGGCTGATATTATAAGGAAAATTCTCTTTTTGCTCGAAATGATTCTCCTCTAAAAAATAAGGATTAATCTTTTCGCCCGCGATCCTGAAAAGAGGCTCTTTGATGGCATTCTGCATCCCTTTCAGCATGGAGGGGTTGTTCTTGAAAATGGAGGCGGAAATCGGTGCCTGTCCTGGTGACCAGCCATAAGTGATAAAGGGAATCTTCTTTTCCAGAGCCAGTCGCAAAGTGGTGAACTTGACAATCCCCATACAGGAGGTGCAGATGGTGCTTGCCCGGTCTAAAGTTTTGCGGGAGAAGATGTCATCTTTTGTCCCGGTCAAAAAAATCTTTTTCAAAAGGCTGAAATCCGGCTTGAAAAAAATATGGTCAACTCCCAAATTCTCCACCACCTGCCGGATATTCTTAAAAGCCTGTTCTGATAAAAAGCCATTATCAAAGGTCAGAGCTAAGATTTTAAGGTCGTATTTTTCTTTCAAAATGCTCAGAGTATAGGTGCTGTCTTTTCCGCCGGAGTAAGCCATTAAAGCGTCGTAGGAAGAGGAGTTTTTAAATTTGTCCAGAAGCTCCTGGAACTTCTGCAGGTATTTCACCTTCTCTTTTTCCAGATATTCTTTTCCCTTGAACTCCTGGCAGAAGTTACAGACCCCTCTGGAGTCAAAACTGATGCCAGGAAAGGTCTCTGGTAGCACGCAATTGGTACAGATTTTCATAGGATTTCACTCTCCGGTCATCATCTCATTCTGCCGACAATCCGACATTCTGTGCCAGCCAAGTCCCCTGACTTGGCTGGTTTTAACCCCGTCGGGTCGGGGGACCCGACGGTCACAGAGCAATCAGGCAACTACGTGCTCGATAAATCGAGCGACTACATCCGAATATTGTAGTTGCCCAATTCATTGGGCTTTTTTTATGCCTGATAAATCAGGCAACTACAGGCTCGATAAATCGAGCAACTACAATTCCTCAGAGCAGATTCGGGGCATTCTGGTTCAAATGAACTGAGGCTTTCCTTTTCTGGTCAAAATCCCGATAGACTCTTGTTATCTGCTCCTCTGAAAGGTTCAATACCTGGCTCACCTTTGAAAGAGGGACCTTGTTTTCCTGAGCATACAAAAGCAAGTCTAAAAGGTCATAAGGCATACAGAAGAAAAATTCCTGGTCTGATACCACTGCTGAAAAAGTATCCGGGCTAGGGACTCGCTTGATTATCTCCTCCGGAATCTCCAGAAATTTCGCTAATTGGTATACCTGAGTTTTATAAAGATGAGCGATCGGCTCCAGATCAACTCCTCCATCTCCGAATTTCACGTAAAAACCCTGAGCATATTCGCTCAGATTGGTTGTGCCAATGACCAAATAGTTATGTTTTTCCGCATAATAGTAAAGCTGGATCATCCGGCTTCTCTGTTTTATATCCGTGGCAGCCACGATTCCTAAAAGTCCCTCTTTGGAAAGGCGGAAACTTTTCTCCTCTCCTTGGTGGCTTATTACCTTCAAGCTGAAATAATTAATCCGGTCCCTTTCTAATAAGTCCTGGGGAAGCCCGATTTTTATTTTATAGGAACGGTCATAAGCGGGGAAAATCTTTTCAATTACCTCGTCCCTCTTTTTATAACATCCCAGACTTTCCAGGGCTTGAGTCAGGTCGACTTTTTCGGTTCTTATGCCCAGTTTCTTAGCTAAGAGTTCCCCATAGGTTAAGCTTATCGGATTCGATTCTTTCTCTGGCAGAAAGACCCCTAAAACCTTATCCTTGCCCAAAGCCCTGACCGATAAAGCAGCAGTTAGAGCTGAGTCTATGCCTCCGCTTATCCCCACCACTGCGCCCTCTCTTCTGAAATGCGTAAAAATCTGTTCTTTAATGAATTCGCAAATCCTTTCGCACTCTATCTCAGGATTTATATCCAGAATTTTTTTGTGAAACTCCATTTTCCTCTCCTTACTTCAAACCGACTTTTCTTATTTTCCCAGATTCTGTCTTGGGCAGGATCTCGACTAATTCCACAGATTTTGGCACCATAAAATCTTCTAAGCTCTTTTGACAGTGTCTCAGGATATCTTTTTCCGAAAGGATTACTCCTTCTTTCAAAACCACAAAGGCTTTGATCGCCTGACCCAAAATATCATCCGGCACTCCAACAACTGCTGCCTCTAATACACCTTCAAGATTATATAAAACATTCTCGATTTCCTTTGGGCTTACCTTTTCTCCCCGGCATTTGATTATGTCATCTTTTCTTCCTATGAAATACAAAAACCCTTCTTCGTCCATCCTGAATAAGTCACCTGTATATAAAACCCTTTCCCAGGGCAGGGGACCCGGTTTCAGAACCTTTGCGGTTTCTTCTGGGAGTTCCCAGTAACCAAGCATAACGTTTGAGCCACGCACCACAAGCTCCCCGACCTCTCCCGTTTCCACCTTTTGTCCACTCTCATTCACTATATAGACCTCCTCATTTGGCATTCCCTTTCCGATTGAGTTAGGTCTTCTGTCAAGCTCTTCTGGAGGAAGATAGGATACTCTCTTGCATTCGGTCAAACCGTACATTGAATACAATTTTGCTTTTGGGAAAGTCTCCCTGATTTTCTTTATGAAGGCAACAGGTAAAGCTGCAGCGGTGTTGGAGATATATCTTAAGGAATCGAAATTCTGTTTTTTCAAGTCTTCTAATTGAAGCAGGATGGCGAAAATGGTTGGGACTCCTGGAAATCCGGTAACTTTTTCCTTTAGCATCAGATCGATTATCACATAAGGATATAAAAAGCTCTTCTCTAAGATGACTCTTCCACCGATTTTAAATCCCATCAGGACCTGATAAAGTCCATAGTCGAAAGACAAAGGTAAGACGTTGAGGATGACATCATCGCTGGTATTCTCCAGATATTGAGTGATGGAGTTTGCCGCAGATACCATATTCAAGTGAGATAGCATCACCCCTTTGGGGTTTCCGGTTGTGCCGGATGTATAGATTATGCTTGCCAGGTCGAGATCGATATTTTTGTTCTCCAGAGAATTGTCAGGATAGGAGCGTAAAACCTTGTCAAAGTAAGAGACCTTTTTGTCAGGTACGAACATTTTCACTTCAGATTCCTGCTTACCTGCGAGGATAACAGATTTGACTGAGGGTGCTTTCTGTAAAACCTCCTGGATGAGATCCAGTTTATCAGAACCAGTGATTAAAGCTTTGACCCGGCAATTGTTTAAGATATAGGTGAGCTTGTCTTTCTTGGTGGTTGGGTTGATAACCACGAAAACTGCATCTGCTTTTAAGATTCCGAAGATGGATAAAACCGCCTCAACTGAGTTCTCTAAGAAAATCGCAACCCGGTCGCCCCTTTCCACTCCAAAGTCTTTCAGACCCTTGGCTAATCTATTGGCAGAGCTATCGATCTGCTGATAGGTTAATCTTTCGCCCTGGCAGACTAAGGCGATCTTATCTGGAAATTTTTCAGCACTTTTTTCAAGGAAATGATTTAAAAGCATAATGAAATCTTCTTTTCAGGATTAAGTTTATTATTCCTGTTTTCTCTGGATATAGGCTATCAAATTCTGGATGGAATCCAGATTCTCCGGGACAAGCTCCTCATCCTCCACCTTGATCTTGTAGGTCTCCTCGATGAAATTGACCAGCTCTAAAACCCCGGTGGAATCGATTATCCCGTTCTGCAGAAACGACTCGTCTTCTTTAATAGCCCGGTTCTTGTCCCCCAAGAGGAAGTTATTCTGGATAAAAGTCCTAATTTTTTCCTCCATAACCATTTTCTCTCCTTAGTTTGCTTAAAATAAAAATCAGGAACCTTTACTATTTCTTAATACCCATAGTTACCTTTAGTTTATCGGAACTATTATTTACTGGTTTAACTTATATACAGTAGAAGATTGAATTTGTCAAGATTTTTAAGTGAGGGTTTTCGCGGAAGATTGGAGTGTAAAGCTTTAGCTTTACCTTAGAAAGGGAGTCAGGAGGTAACTCCTGACTCCACCAGTAAAAGGAGAGGCCTTTCAAAAGATTAGTTTTTTCAATAAGAAGGTTTACAAAGTTGGTTAAAATGGAAGATCGTAACTACCTATTTTCACAGGCATCCAGGGATACATATCAGTATCAGAGATGAAATGACTAGGTACATAACCTAAACTGCCCCAGTACTCGGGTGAATCATTTTCTTTGACAGGAGTTGAAAGACTACCTATGTCCATAGACCAGAATGCATCCTTACCAGAACCTCGCAATTTATTTAAT encodes:
- a CDS encoding AMP-binding protein, translated to MLLNHFLEKSAEKFPDKIALVCQGERLTYQQIDSSANRLAKGLKDFGVERGDRVAIFLENSVEAVLSIFGILKADAVFVVINPTTKKDKLTYILNNCRVKALITGSDKLDLIQEVLQKAPSVKSVILAGKQESEVKMFVPDKKVSYFDKVLRSYPDNSLENKNIDLDLASIIYTSGTTGNPKGVMLSHLNMVSAANSITQYLENTSDDVILNVLPLSFDYGLYQVLMGFKIGGRVILEKSFLYPYVIIDLMLKEKVTGFPGVPTIFAILLQLEDLKKQNFDSLRYISNTAAALPVAFIKKIRETFPKAKLYSMYGLTECKRVSYLPPEELDRRPNSIGKGMPNEEVYIVNESGQKVETGEVGELVVRGSNVMLGYWELPEETAKVLKPGPLPWERVLYTGDLFRMDEEGFLYFIGRKDDIIKCRGEKVSPKEIENVLYNLEGVLEAAVVGVPDDILGQAIKAFVVLKEGVILSEKDILRHCQKSLEDFMVPKSVELVEILPKTESGKIRKVGLK
- a CDS encoding 7-cyano-7-deazaguanine synthase, whose protein sequence is MKICTNCVLPETFPGISFDSRGVCNFCQEFKGKEYLEKEKVKYLQKFQELLDKFKNSSSYDALMAYSGGKDSTYTLSILKEKYDLKILALTFDNGFLSEQAFKNIRQVVENLGVDHIFFKPDFSLLKKIFLTGTKDDIFSRKTLDRASTICTSCMGIVKFTTLRLALEKKIPFITYGWSPGQAPISASIFKNNPSMLKGMQNAIKEPLFRIAGEKINPYFLEENHFEQKENFPYNISPLAFLEYDEKKIFTKIERLGWNMPVDTDSNSTNCLLNSFANLVHKQRFGFHPYAFELAKLVREGYLERDEALKRLEQAEDQNTVELVKKKLNLN
- a CDS encoding DUF362 domain-containing protein; the protein is MRRRDFLKNIGLGMGGGIIFLPEALKGEAKSLIRNIPATRVVQIHNPNATNWDFASGYYGDYVNQSLVDTMVDRGVCELTGLSDAVSAWQRIMSSYSSGDKIAIRVNFNCTESYDPSGNLIDAVIEPINSIISGLTRIGIPGSDIWVYDASRTLPVRFTSGCPYSGVRFYDYQGQNGNLKAGFDSTDPSRIVTFSNSNIPSHQITDVLVNAQHLISVPLLKAHSTGVSGGFKLHLGTINGPGYGDIHPYLYDLEKNPLVDIFMNTHIKDKIRLTVGDGLFGAKSYNATPESWSTFGNKSPNTLFFSLDPVALDTVMQDLLHTQWPTGSMPPDDHDHLHCAFRQGLGIHEHKDKNGKYSQIDYLKVEL
- the nadE gene encoding NAD(+) synthase, producing the protein MEFHKKILDINPEIECERICEFIKEQIFTHFRREGAVVGISGGIDSALTAALSVRALGKDKVLGVFLPEKESNPISLTYGELLAKKLGIRTEKVDLTQALESLGCYKKRDEVIEKIFPAYDRSYKIKIGLPQDLLERDRINYFSLKVISHQGEEKSFRLSKEGLLGIVAATDIKQRSRMIQLYYYAEKHNYLVIGTTNLSEYAQGFYVKFGDGGVDLEPIAHLYKTQVYQLAKFLEIPEEIIKRVPSPDTFSAVVSDQEFFFCMPYDLLDLLLYAQENKVPLSKVSQVLNLSEEQITRVYRDFDQKRKASVHLNQNAPNLL
- a CDS encoding SDR family oxidoreductase encodes the protein MLYLVTGGAGFIGSHIVEKLVQAGEKVRVLDNFSSGRRENLKDLLDKIELVEGDIRDFWTVIKTVEGVDFILHQAALTSVQRSIKNPLTTNEVNINGTLNLLEAAKIHQVKRFIYASSSSVYGDTPTLPKVETMCPNPISPYAISKLAGEEYCQVFYKVYGLETVSLRYFNVFGPRQNPNSEYAGVIPRFIMALLKVNKPSIFGDGEQSRDFTYVENVVDANLSACKVSSVAGESINIACNQRYTLNQLWNNLVRLSGKKVEPVYSDPKPGDVKHSLGDINKAKKLLDYQVKTGFEEGLKITLDWYAGLNS
- a CDS encoding alpha/beta hydrolase; the protein is MEEHFYFKNSSRKELFGIMHYPEKPGSKGVLICHPLFEEKLHVHRVLVDFSRLLSSSGFSVMRFDYYGDGDSQGEFEEATLQTRLNDISSALDFFRGKTSVDRLALLGVRFGATLASLSAENKGLSDALILWAPILKGNDYLLQLLRMNLTHQVVVYKRVLYTREDLIKGLKEGRKINVEGHEITRELYEQVSKVDLLAEDKKFKGKALLFQFSQNSTDFEPELERLRSLYSRNGTSELLKSNDPPFWGDMKYYPPLTDDLFGKTLTWIKANL
- a CDS encoding acyl carrier protein, with the protein product MEEKIRTFIQNNFLLGDKNRAIKEDESFLQNGIIDSTGVLELVNFIEETYKIKVEDEELVPENLDSIQNLIAYIQRKQE